TTTTATGCAACTGTTGCCTTAGGGTCCTGAACCTGGTTATTTCTTTTTGATTCTTACTGATCATTATGTCATCTTTATTCACCGAATTTGCCTCAAAAAGACCAAAAATGGCTTTGGCTTTGAAAAGTTGTTTGGAGATGATCTTTTCAATCATTTTCTGGGCATCTTCATAAAGGTGAGATGCCTGCTGTCCCACAAGCTCATCTTTAAGAATTTCCGGGAATTTCCCGTGCAGATCCCAGGAAATAAAAAACGGCTGCCAATCAAAATAAGGAAGTAATTCCTTGAGACTGATCTGTTTCAAGGCCTGAATTCCCATTTCCTTTGGCTTTTTTATGTCTGCCTTCTCCCAATCGATTTTGAAGCTATTTGCCCTGGCTTCTTCCAGGCTAACATAGCGTTTGGCTTTCCCTCTTTTGAGGAACTTTTGCCTAAAATCTTCATAGTCCTTTTTTAAATTGGCCACATACTGCTTCTCTGAACTCTTGTTCAGAAGATCTCCCACCACGGTTACGGCCCGGGAAGCGTCATTTACATGAACTACGGCATTTTTATATTCGGTATCTATTTTGACCGCTGTATGGGCCTTGGATGTGGTTGCTCCCCCTATCAATAATGGAATATCGAGCTTTCTTCGTTCCATCTCCTTCGCCAGGTAAACCATCTCATCAAGTGACGGGGTAATAAGTCCCGATAAACCAATGGCATCCACATTCTCTTTTATCGCGGTATCAATAATCTTCTCGGGAGGAACCATTACTCCTAAATCCACGATTTCATAGTTGTTGCATCCCAAAACCACGCTCACAATATTTTTACCAATGTCATGAACATCACCTTTAACCGTTGCAAGAAGCACCTTGCCCAAAGACTTTTGAGTCTCGCCTTTTTCTGCTTCTATAAACGGATTCAAATAGGCCACGGCTTTCTTCATAACACGTGCCGACTTTACAACCTGTGGTAAAAACATTTTTCCCGATCCAAACAGGTCACCCACCACATCCATTCCGTTCATCAAATGGCCTTCGATAACCTGAAGGGGTCTGTCTACGGATTGTCTTGCTTCCTCAACATCTTCAACGATAAAACTGTCGATACCTTTGACCAAAGCATGTGTAATTCTTTCCTGTAAATCGTCCTTTCGCCACTCCTGATCCTCAACTTCTGTCTTTTTGGTCCCTTTAACAGTCTGGGCAAAATCCAGCAGCCTTTCAGTAGCGTCTTCTCTTCGGTCGAGTACCACATCCTCAACATACTCGAGCAGATCTTTGGGAATTTCGTCATAAACCTCCAACATCGTCGGGTTCACGATACCCATATTCATTCCTGCCCTGATGGCATGGTATAGAAATACAGAATGCATGGCTTCGCGCACCGTATTGTTCCCTCTGAATGAGAATGACACATTGCTGACCCCGCCGCTAACATTGACATTCGGTAGGTTTTCTCTGACCCATCGGGTGGCCTCAATAAAGTCGATGGCGTTTCTCCTGTGTTCCTCCATACCGGTGGCAACAGGAAAAATATTAAGGTCAAAAATTATATCTTCACTTGGAAATCCAACTTGATGAACCAGTATGTCGTAGGATCTTTTGGCGATCTCAACCCTTCTGTCATAATTATCTGCCTGGCCAACCTCATCAAAAGCCATAATAATCACCGCCGCCCCGTATCTTTTGACCCTTTTTGCTTCCCAGATGAACCTCTCTTCTCCTTCTTTAAGTGAAATGGAGTTAACAACACATTTTCCCTGGGCCACCTGAAGTCCGGCTTCAATGATCTCCCATTTGGAACTGTCTATCATAATCGGGACCCTGCAGATATCCGGTTCTGCGGCAATTAAATTCATAAACTTGACCATCGCCATTTTTCCGTCGATCAGTCCATCGTCCATATTGATATCGATAATCTGGGCGCCACCATCTACCTGGTGCCTGGCAATATCAAGGGCTTGGTCAAA
This DNA window, taken from Lutimonas zeaxanthinifaciens, encodes the following:
- the metH gene encoding methionine synthase — its product is MKSEKKKYLKLSGLEPLVLNENSNFINVGERTNVAGSRKFLRLIKEEKFDQALDIARHQVDGGAQIIDINMDDGLIDGKMAMVKFMNLIAAEPDICRVPIMIDSSKWEIIEAGLQVAQGKCVVNSISLKEGEERFIWEAKRVKRYGAAVIIMAFDEVGQADNYDRRVEIAKRSYDILVHQVGFPSEDIIFDLNIFPVATGMEEHRRNAIDFIEATRWVRENLPNVNVSGGVSNVSFSFRGNNTVREAMHSVFLYHAIRAGMNMGIVNPTMLEVYDEIPKDLLEYVEDVVLDRREDATERLLDFAQTVKGTKKTEVEDQEWRKDDLQERITHALVKGIDSFIVEDVEEARQSVDRPLQVIEGHLMNGMDVVGDLFGSGKMFLPQVVKSARVMKKAVAYLNPFIEAEKGETQKSLGKVLLATVKGDVHDIGKNIVSVVLGCNNYEIVDLGVMVPPEKIIDTAIKENVDAIGLSGLITPSLDEMVYLAKEMERRKLDIPLLIGGATTSKAHTAVKIDTEYKNAVVHVNDASRAVTVVGDLLNKSSEKQYVANLKKDYEDFRQKFLKRGKAKRYVSLEEARANSFKIDWEKADIKKPKEMGIQALKQISLKELLPYFDWQPFFISWDLHGKFPEILKDELVGQQASHLYEDAQKMIEKIISKQLFKAKAIFGLFEANSVNKDDIMISKNQKEITRFRTLRQQLHKRQGVPNYALSDFIAPVDTVQDYMGAFCVAIFGAEELAGKFKEEHDDYNAILVQAIADRFAEAFAEYLHKKIRKQHWGYSENENLDNAELIKEAYTGIRPAPGYPACPDHLEKDTIWELLDVEKIIGVKLTESRAMWPAAAVSGYYFANPKAKYFGLGKIKEDQVIDYANRKGITKEAALKWLQPNLSF